A single genomic interval of Acidobacteriota bacterium harbors:
- a CDS encoding histone deacetylase — protein sequence MKPIGLSILLHEQEHAPPAGHPENCDRLRPVVEALWGQTDFVIPESVPAGLEPVLRVHSRQLIDSLLALEEQGGGMVGLETYVTGTSVQAALAVVGAVLHAVDRAFGDGPAVSFILGRPPGHHTETRRAMGFCLINNVAVAARYALDNHPAQRVAIVDFDVHHGNGTQEIFYERDDVLYVSTHQYPFYPGTGAVTERGNGAGKGYTLNFPLPAGTGDEVVVELFNGEIASALREFRPHLLLISAGFDGHALDPLGGLQLTGKAYYSIASTLADIALELCDGRLVAVLEGGYDARGNLDSIGGFLRGLEEA from the coding sequence ATGAAGCCGATCGGCCTTTCAATCCTGCTGCACGAACAGGAACACGCACCACCCGCGGGACATCCCGAGAACTGTGATCGGCTGCGGCCGGTCGTGGAAGCGTTGTGGGGGCAAACGGACTTCGTGATCCCGGAGTCTGTGCCAGCCGGCCTGGAACCGGTGCTGAGAGTTCACAGTCGGCAGTTGATTGACAGCTTGCTTGCCCTGGAGGAGCAGGGCGGCGGAATGGTGGGACTGGAGACGTACGTCACCGGCACGTCGGTACAGGCGGCGCTGGCCGTGGTGGGTGCGGTGCTTCATGCCGTCGACCGGGCGTTCGGTGACGGCCCGGCGGTGTCGTTCATTCTGGGGCGGCCGCCCGGCCACCATACGGAGACTCGGCGCGCCATGGGCTTTTGTCTGATAAACAACGTCGCCGTCGCCGCCCGGTACGCGCTTGACAACCATCCCGCGCAGCGCGTCGCGATAGTCGATTTCGACGTCCATCACGGCAACGGAACGCAGGAGATATTCTACGAACGCGACGACGTTCTGTATGTGTCGACCCACCAGTATCCATTCTATCCGGGCACGGGCGCAGTAACCGAGCGTGGCAACGGTGCCGGCAAAGGCTATACGCTCAATTTCCCGCTTCCGGCCGGTACCGGCGATGAGGTCGTAGTCGAACTCTTCAATGGTGAGATAGCCTCGGCGCTGCGGGAATTCCGGCCGCACCTGCTTCTGATCTCGGCGGGGTTTGACGGCCACGCGCTCGATCCGCTCGGCGGTCTTCAGTTGACCGGCAAGGCATATTACAGCATAGCTTCAACGCTTGCGGATATTGCCTTAGAGTTATGTGACGGTCGCTTGGTAGCGGTGCTCGAGGGAGGCTATGACGCCCGCGGGAATCTTGATTCAATCGGCGGATTTCTCAGGGGACTGGAGGAAGCATGA
- a CDS encoding M1 family aminopeptidase, with protein sequence MRIAWLRYLALIAATAGPVSGFDRVELDVTVNDSARTISGRVSVDFEPRPVELTELRFRLYANVYRNKRDSSDSGTEVDSVLIDGRDVTSRVTLDGTDFLVTLPGPVGPGVPVSADIRFVTHVPEDPGRLGYNRDQFTLAGWFPMPAPWADTGWVRIEYGENSEPAADLCDMDATIRLADTLQLIAPGIVSVEHGADTQVVRISLHPAQDVPVVIATGYEADETVCGGTTLKILFRPEHAYVLDTVRETACRTLAYMSENILPYPFDEFVVVVGGYGIGGGVELPRMILLGKPGAGLFTRFYPAMVIHEVVHQWFYGMLASDQANEPWLDESVAEFFTVKINRLMTHGRGDLFSQFGFSAGFESSHRTTSYPVQDLVPIDRPADAYGRGEYFAAVYSKGALVMMTLTRLMGAEQERQFWQEYAGRFQFTRPTRADFVSLATEYMPTGDTADVAALISTIAPLDFAIRSVSVTRDETAADSTADSARPEPQYRITVEYTARHPLGFPVDLRLEYQDGTVQDTTVTPTPGRHRLVFHHSNGPACVTIDPEYTYAIDRNLLNNSIQFAGPRGVGPRLFSGVLFLVESLFSLLWGF encoded by the coding sequence TTGAGAATCGCATGGCTTAGGTATCTGGCCCTGATTGCCGCGACGGCGGGCCCGGTGTCAGGGTTTGACCGTGTGGAACTCGACGTAACGGTCAACGACAGCGCCAGGACGATTTCCGGCCGTGTCAGCGTCGACTTTGAGCCGCGACCTGTGGAACTGACAGAACTCCGTTTTCGCCTGTACGCCAACGTCTACCGTAATAAACGTGATTCGAGCGACAGCGGGACCGAGGTCGACTCGGTTCTTATCGACGGACGCGACGTCACGAGCAGGGTCACCCTTGACGGGACGGACTTTCTCGTGACTCTGCCGGGACCTGTGGGGCCCGGTGTGCCGGTTAGTGCCGATATCCGTTTCGTCACGCACGTTCCGGAAGATCCCGGACGGCTCGGGTACAATCGTGACCAGTTCACCCTGGCGGGCTGGTTTCCGATGCCGGCCCCCTGGGCCGACACCGGCTGGGTTCGCATCGAGTACGGAGAGAACTCGGAACCCGCAGCCGACCTCTGCGATATGGACGCAACGATCCGCTTGGCCGACACCCTGCAACTGATCGCCCCCGGAATCGTGTCAGTCGAGCATGGGGCAGACACCCAGGTGGTCAGAATATCGCTCCATCCGGCGCAGGACGTGCCCGTCGTTATCGCAACCGGATATGAGGCGGACGAGACAGTCTGCGGGGGAACCACCCTGAAGATATTATTCCGACCGGAGCATGCTTATGTGCTGGACACCGTGCGCGAGACCGCGTGCCGGACTCTTGCATACATGAGTGAGAACATCCTGCCCTACCCGTTTGACGAGTTCGTAGTCGTCGTGGGCGGCTACGGAATCGGCGGCGGTGTAGAGCTGCCACGGATGATCCTGCTTGGAAAACCGGGAGCGGGCTTGTTCACCCGATTTTATCCCGCCATGGTAATCCACGAGGTGGTGCATCAGTGGTTCTACGGAATGCTTGCCTCAGATCAGGCCAACGAACCGTGGCTGGATGAATCGGTGGCGGAATTCTTCACCGTGAAAATAAACCGGCTGATGACGCACGGCCGCGGCGACCTCTTTTCGCAGTTCGGGTTCAGCGCGGGTTTCGAATCGAGTCACCGCACGACGAGCTACCCGGTGCAGGATTTGGTGCCGATTGACAGACCGGCCGATGCTTACGGCCGGGGCGAGTACTTTGCGGCCGTATACAGCAAAGGGGCGCTGGTGATGATGACTCTCACCCGCCTGATGGGTGCCGAACAAGAAAGACAGTTCTGGCAGGAGTACGCCGGGCGCTTTCAGTTTACGCGGCCGACGCGCGCCGATTTCGTCAGCCTTGCAACCGAATACATGCCGACCGGGGATACGGCCGATGTCGCGGCGCTTATTTCGACAATCGCACCTCTCGATTTCGCCATCCGGTCGGTCAGTGTCACACGTGACGAGACGGCGGCGGACTCGACGGCCGACTCAGCCCGGCCGGAGCCGCAGTACCGGATCACGGTCGAGTACACCGCCCGCCATCCGCTCGGTTTTCCCGTTGACCTTCGGCTCGAGTACCAGGACGGGACCGTACAGGATACGACAGTCACTCCGACCCCGGGGCGGCACCGCCTTGTATTTCACCACTCGAACGGCCCGGCGTGCGTGACGATCGACCCTGAGTATACGTACGCCATAGACCGTAACCTGCTGAACAATTCGATTCAGTTCGCCGGTCCCAGGGGTGTCGGCCCGCGACTGTTTTCCGGAGTGCTGTTCCTTGTGGAGTCTCTCTTCAGCCTGCTGTGGGGGTTTTGA
- a CDS encoding MATE family efflux transporter, whose product MTNTNNIVSGSIIGTVVSLAVPVVLGMFLEFALSVTDFYWVGRLGPVAQDAVTSSMVVIWTVFATSSIISIGITALVSRHVGAGDLDRASFYTRQGLILAALIYGAVTVVGYYCTPFVLAFMETGEQTFIMAVPYLRIFFLSTLFLGFAQTSYATFRAAGDTITPTVVGCIAVALNMVLDPLLIFGLGPLPALGVPGASLATAISMACAASLILWRLFGGKSGFRVDGILRTSPHPASLFKIARIGLPIASQHIVFGMVYWFLIRVVHRFGEHAGAAMGIGNRMESLSYLTCYGLSVAASTMVGQNLGAKNPDRAARCAWGASGLALGITLIITIVFVTLPRSIAAVFTDDPEVLKIAADYLIILGISQSAMAIEIVLEGAFSGAGDTIPPMVVMVPGAVARIPLAYYLAFNLGWGINGVWWTLTITSVVKALVFAYWFKLGRWKGKKI is encoded by the coding sequence ATGACAAACACGAACAACATCGTCTCCGGCTCCATCATCGGGACGGTCGTGTCGCTCGCCGTTCCGGTCGTGCTCGGCATGTTCCTGGAGTTTGCTCTTTCGGTAACGGACTTCTACTGGGTCGGCCGGCTGGGTCCCGTGGCCCAGGACGCGGTGACGTCGTCCATGGTGGTCATTTGGACCGTTTTTGCCACCAGTTCGATCATAAGCATCGGGATCACGGCGCTCGTATCGCGACACGTTGGTGCGGGCGACCTTGACCGGGCCAGCTTCTATACCCGCCAGGGGCTGATACTGGCCGCCCTGATCTACGGAGCCGTGACGGTGGTCGGCTACTACTGTACTCCTTTTGTCCTGGCCTTCATGGAGACCGGTGAGCAAACGTTCATCATGGCCGTTCCCTACCTGCGGATTTTCTTTCTTTCAACTCTCTTTCTGGGCTTCGCCCAGACTTCCTACGCGACTTTTCGCGCTGCCGGGGACACGATAACTCCGACCGTGGTGGGGTGTATCGCCGTGGCGCTCAACATGGTGCTTGACCCGTTGCTGATTTTCGGCCTGGGGCCGCTGCCGGCTCTGGGGGTCCCGGGGGCGAGTCTGGCTACGGCCATTTCGATGGCCTGCGCCGCCTCTCTGATTCTCTGGCGGCTGTTCGGTGGCAAGTCCGGCTTCAGAGTTGACGGCATCCTGCGAACCAGTCCGCATCCGGCCAGCCTTTTCAAGATCGCCCGGATCGGCCTGCCGATTGCCAGTCAGCACATCGTCTTCGGGATGGTGTACTGGTTTCTCATTCGAGTGGTGCATCGGTTCGGCGAACACGCCGGAGCGGCCATGGGCATCGGCAACAGGATGGAGTCGCTTTCTTATCTTACCTGCTACGGTCTCTCGGTGGCGGCCTCGACCATGGTTGGGCAGAATCTGGGGGCGAAAAATCCGGACCGGGCGGCCCGGTGCGCCTGGGGCGCCAGCGGGCTGGCCCTCGGCATTACGCTTATTATTACGATCGTGTTCGTGACGCTTCCACGGTCAATTGCGGCCGTCTTTACGGATGATCCCGAAGTGCTCAAAATCGCCGCGGACTACCTGATCATTCTCGGTATCTCACAGTCGGCCATGGCGATTGAGATAGTCCTGGAAGGGGCGTTCAGCGGCGCCGGCGATACGATCCCGCCGATGGTTGTGATGGTCCCCGGCGCCGTGGCCCGCATCCCGCTGGCATACTATCTGGCGTTCAATCTGGGCTGGGGGATAAACGGAGTCTGGTGGACGTTGACGATCACCAGCGTCGTGAAGGCCCTGGTATTTGCCTACTGGTTCAAGCTCGGCAGGTGGAAGGGCAAGAAGATTTGA
- a CDS encoding fumarylacetoacetate hydrolase family protein has product MSRKYVRYSDPTTPGVCYGVLEDDRVTPLARAPWFGLEPLGESVPLASVSLEAPVEPSKIVCVGLNYQAHVTASRSAVEAPEYPLIFLKPPSAVIGPGRDIVHPPQSQRVDYEAELGVVIGRRSTNVAAGDAARHIFGFTCVNDVTARDLQKKDGQWSRAKGFDTFCPVGPWIVTDLDCRDVLVEGIHNGEVKQSGRTSLMIFDVPFLVSYISSVMTLMPGDLISTGTPAGIAPMKRGDAIIVRIEGIGSLENRMA; this is encoded by the coding sequence ATGAGCAGAAAGTACGTCAGGTACAGCGATCCGACGACGCCGGGTGTCTGTTACGGTGTGCTCGAAGACGACCGCGTAACACCTTTGGCCCGGGCGCCGTGGTTCGGCCTGGAACCTCTGGGCGAGAGTGTGCCGCTCGCATCCGTCTCCCTCGAGGCGCCCGTGGAGCCGTCGAAAATCGTCTGCGTCGGGCTCAACTATCAGGCACACGTGACGGCCTCCCGGTCGGCCGTCGAGGCCCCGGAATATCCGTTGATCTTTCTCAAGCCGCCGTCGGCCGTTATCGGTCCCGGCCGGGACATCGTGCATCCCCCGCAGTCGCAGCGCGTCGATTACGAGGCCGAGCTCGGGGTGGTGATAGGACGGCGAAGCACCAACGTTGCCGCCGGGGACGCGGCTCGGCACATATTCGGATTCACCTGCGTAAACGACGTTACCGCCCGTGATTTGCAGAAAAAGGACGGCCAGTGGTCCCGGGCCAAGGGCTTTGATACCTTTTGTCCGGTGGGACCGTGGATTGTCACCGATCTTGACTGCCGCGACGTTCTGGTGGAAGGAATTCATAACGGCGAGGTGAAGCAGTCGGGCCGCACGAGCCTGATGATCTTCGACGTGCCGTTTCTGGTCAGTTACATCTCGTCCGTCATGACCCTGATGCCGGGTGATCTGATCTCGACCGGCACGCCGGCGGGCATCGCGCCCATGAAACGGGGGGACGCGATTATCGTCCGAATAGAGGGGATAGGTTCGCTTGAGAATCGCATGGCTTAG